The following are encoded in a window of Vigna unguiculata cultivar IT97K-499-35 chromosome 8, ASM411807v1, whole genome shotgun sequence genomic DNA:
- the LOC114195409 gene encoding vesicle-associated membrane protein 711, which produces MGILYALVGRGSVVLAEYSGTTTNASAIARQILEKIPGNNDTHVSYSQDRYIFHVKRTDGLTVLCMADDTAGRRLPFAFLEDIHQKFVRTYGRAVHSAQPYGMNEEFSRVLNQQMEYYSSDPNADRINRLKGEMSQVRNVMIENIDKVLDRGDRLELLVDKTANMQGNTFRFRKQARRFRSTVWWRNVKLTIALIVLLLVIVYIVLAFVCHGPALPSCF; this is translated from the exons ATGGGGATTCTGTACGCGCTGGTAGGTCGCGGATCGGTGGTGCTGGCGGAGTACAGCGGCACCACCACCAACGCCAGCGCAATCGCGCGGCAGATTCTCGAGAAGATCCCAGGCAACAACGACACGCACGTTTCCTACTCTCAGGATCGCTACATCTTCCACGTTAAACGCACCGATGGACTCACCGTTCTCTGCATGGCTGACGACACTGCCGGCA GGAGACTTCCTTTTGCGTTTCTCGAGGATATTCATCAGAAGTTCGTGCGGACTTACGGACGAGCCGTTCACTCCGCGCAGCCTTACGGAATGAACGAGGAGTTCTCTAGGGTTTTGAATCAGCAGATGGAGTATTACTCCAGCGATCCCAACGCCGATAGGATCAATCGGCTCAAAGGTGAAATGTCTCAG GTACGAAATGTCATGATAGAAAATATTGACAAAGTTTTAGATAGAGGTGATCGGTTGGAGTTGCTGGTGGATAAAACTGCCAATATGCAAGGAAATACATTTCGTTTCAGGAAGCAAGCTCGCCGCTTCAGAAGCACCGTCTGGTGGAGAAATGTCAAGCTCAC GATTGCACTTATTGTCCTCCTACTCGTGATAGTTTATATTGTGCTGGCTTTTGTTTGCCATGGGCCCGCGCTACCATCTTGCTTTTAG